In the genome of Populus trichocarpa isolate Nisqually-1 chromosome 10, P.trichocarpa_v4.1, whole genome shotgun sequence, the window ACTTGAACTTAATGGATACCAAATTGAATCAATTTGAATGggcaaggattttttttttttaatagttaccTAATATGATATGTAATAGCTAAAGTATAGACATTGTCAAACCCAATCCAAACTCATCtcgatatatatttataattttttaattgatataaatatacatacCTCAAATATATACATTACTcctttatcatagttttaaaatctaaccCATAAATCGACCTGAGGCAAGGCCTGGGTAATAGGTCGAccctcacaaaaaaaattttcttaaaagaatcaaaatgatgtcattttaacaaaaacaaaatcaacaagatAATGGTCGGGTTTTGACCGAGTCACGTGGGGGTGACCAGATCACATCGAGTTAATCGGGTCAACCTATTTTTTAGTCGAGTTAgcatggttttttcttttttctattttttcttaaatcaaaatcaatccaGTCCTCGGGTCAACTGAGTCTTGGGTCAACTTGATGGgttgatttgagttttaaaacaatgtcTTATATTTGATGTTCAACAATAAATAGtactcaaataataaatatatgaatgAATACCTGAAATTTAatggataaaatataaatatttaatttttttatcatttgtttaaaaaatggaTATGTAGTCTTTTTTTACATGtgtttttacaacaaaaaaaaaacattaagtgcaaataaaaaaaacttatgcaagtatctaattaaataaatcgataacTACATgtgtaaatgaataaataaatcattaacgACAACTAAaagcaaaactgaaaaaatcaagagatagatgtaaatcaagatatttaatcttgtaaCATGGAACATTACCAAGTATCtttactgaatttatttatttaaattaattttttatttaatcaaacgataaatatattttaaaaaataaataaaaattatacttcatttttataaaacatcttaaaaaattaaatacatataaaacaattaaaaaaatcaattaaaaaaagctaaataaacaaactaaaaatcataaaggaaggatattaattaaaaaataaatcaaaaaattactttaaaagcaagacatatttaaaaaagacatcaattaaaataaaaaccaaaattagaattaaaaaaattgcagtGATAGTCTAGGTGCCATAAAcgcatttaaaagaaataagacaAACAAACGACTTGGAGTATAGGCCTGATTGACTTTAATaagttggttgttttttaattagattataaaaaaaattaggtaacGATAGTAAACAgacaaaacttttattaaaaaaagatcacgataacttggaaaaaaaacattggaagtaagaaattggataaaaaataaatcaatcagcctaagtcaacctgagttagcTTGATATACATGTAACTTGGGTAATAAGAGGTGAGACAATCGAGGTTAACTTGAAAATTCCATGGTCCAtattgttacctattttttagGCCTCacgtaaacaaaataaaaaaataaaaaaggaaaaaaaagggaaatacaaaaaattgaaaaaatgttggaagaaaataaaaaatatatatatcagtgaGAAGAGTATATCAGAACACCCAGCAAATTGCCAAAGACAGGTTGAGgaagatcaaaatatacaaaattagaaaatttgacAACATGTTTTTGACTAATATAGGCCCTACtagcaaagaaaattcaatttgaggaggaaaatttaaaattggatgtttaaggactcaattgaaatttttcaaggtttaattgaatttactGAGGTTGATATTTGAGTATAGCGGGGGTTATATTGAGTATAGCGGGGGTTAtattcaaggtttaattgaaaatttcgAGGTTGATATTTGAGTATAGCGGGGGTTAAATTGCatgcaatttttattaaaaaaaaatcacgataacttagaaaaaaaatattggaagtaagaaattggataaaaaaaatcaccttgagttaacccaagttagcTTAATAGACATGTAACTTGGGTAATAAGGGGTGCGACAATCCAGGTTAACTTGAAAGATCCATGGTCCAtattgttacctattttttagGCCtcacataaacaaaataaaaaatacaaaaaaaaaggaaaaaagaaaatacaaaaacttgaaaaaatgttggaagaaaataatatatatatcaatgagAAGAGTATACTAGAACACCCAGTAAATTGCCAAAGACAGGTTGAggaagatcaaaatatataaaattgaaaaatttgacagCATGTTTTCGACTAATACATGCCCTACtggcaaaaaaaattcaatttgaggagaaaaattttaaattagatgtttaaggactcaattgaaatttttcaaggtttaattaaatttactgagggcttaattgcaagaaaaattaatttttaaagtcaatttaggctttaattagaaaaaattaaagcttggggtctaattgcaatttttaagagttaatttgatcaaatcaaaggcttaattgcataaatattgaagtttgatgagcaattaaggacttgattgaagaaatccaaaaccaaggactaacTTGTAAGACACGCGAGACTTTAGGGATTGAAATCGGTGtaatcaggggtcaaattgatgaaaattaaaagtttgatggtcaattgaAGGTCCAATTGAATAAGTCATAAAAGCAAGGACCATAATGAAAATGACACTTAACTTCGAGGCTGATATTGAGTATAGCGGGGGTTAAATTGCATGCAATTAAAAAGTGTTTTatatcaattaagggctcatgTGTCACAATTGGAAGAACCTGGACTAAATTGAATCTTtgtcaaatcccaaattaaaaaccttaaattTTAGGGTTTAACTCAGATGACGCGTTGTTCAGTCTATGTTCATTTTCTTCCTCGACAGTTCACGATGATCATGTTTGCACATTTTAAAAGCTCATTATGAAGTTGTAGACTTTCAAATAACGTGAGGTTTTTTTACAAATAGAAGTGGAACATCCCTTTTACAACTCTATTTCCATGAAATTAGATATTTACATCCCAATTTTTACATGGAAGTTCTCAATATCTTAtcccaaatcagtcatcactcaaTTTTCAGATTTGGAGCTGATCAGGTTTGCACATTTGAATGAATGAATGTGGAGCTATAGACCACCAAATTGACCAAAAATGGATCCAAACAAAAGGTGTGCACCACCCCTCTACCAAATTCAGGTGGTCTCAGAAAATGTTAGAATTGCTCTGACGAAGCCTAGAAAGTGAGCGCAACTCAGTTAGCCTTAACAATGTAACTATCATGCAAAAACTGATTTggttttcatgtgttcacacaCAAAATCTCCTCAATGGGTCTTTATCAAGGGTTCACAATACTCCTCTCAAGATCAAGAGGTCAAAAATGGATTCAAGACCTttcaaaaccctataaatacccctctTTAATATCAAAAAGGTTTGAGAGAAAgttgggaaagaaaaaagataagaaaaaagaaaagtaatatCAATAAGAAATATAACGGTAGAGGtccaagagtaaaaaaaaaagaagtttttttaagatttgtaaGCTCATGAGAGGTAAAACTTTCCAAAGAAAAGTCAAGAGAGAGTAGTTGTTACATTGCAGACCTTTATGGCctatttttgttgtattttattatttgttttgttttatgtttatgtttacaaatataaaaaaagttttgatgcTTAACATGAATGTTGCATTCATTTCTTTGTTGCTTTGATTTCTGtttaataaagttatttttatgtttttaatgtattaaagtTGTTGTTTAAGTTTTCCTTTTGATATACAAATGTTGTTTTAGCTTTGGTTTAGTTTAAGTTATGCATGTTTAAAATGAATATGTGAGTTGTAATGTTGGTACTTATGAATGATTGTTGTTAAGGTACaatataattatgatatgaTTAAGGAATGAGTATAAAATGTAACAGGATAAttatcgataacttgggacctctcCGTATATGGgagactctgctgaaattttggtaaTCCTTAGATGAGTTcggcaaaaaacaaattcctataatttttattagtatGATTAATATGTCTGATCCCGAGAATGAGAATGATAcactacatttcaaaaataccaaaaaaatttattttgtttcttttaatacacGAGATTATGAACATATATGTAAgacatattattaatattaaataaaaaatagttttttttttgttggtattagaacaattaggttttttaatCTGATAAGATAAAGATCTTTTTACTGAAGATGACTTctcttaaaccttagacagatcaacaattagaaaacacaagtttttcttagtttatattagacaaataaacaatgtagcttacctcaGATAAGACATATTAAGGGTACGAATACATTCCATTTACGCAATCAGTTCCATTTCCCAAACTTTAAGACCAATTAGGGTTTataatgaccaaaatactaggtgacaacttttatttttttcctaccaATAAAGGATAAGAATTCCTTATCTTTTCCACTCATATCATTCCCGACTATCCTGATCTGGGAGGATGATCGCTGCGACACCGCACACGTGTTATAAAATGACGACTTCACTAGGGAACCGTGATTAAACTTTGTTTGTCTTACTGATTGttgtgtttgaattttttgtattgtacatttttattctttaatttttactgCCTTTTGTCCATGCTTTATTATTAGCATGataaaaatcagaaatcaaaagaataagaacaaagttgaataaaataatatatggtaAATTacaattgaaggactaaattgaaaacaaataaaactttgataaaaggatcaagagaaaaaaattaaaaataaaaagaataagaagtgaaattgaaataccaaaaacaaagaagaccaATATGTACTTTTTAGGAAGGagagataaaagaaagagaaaaaaaaacacgtctAATGACATAATAAAAGGGCAAGTTTGCCACCAAGAAATGTTGCACGCATTGTTGGTCGTCATGAatataggtttaaaaaaaatatttatgaaaagacAGAAATACTTTCGGATatatactttaattttatttttcaatttcaatgacaaaaacatcattttactttttcttaaaaataaaaagacttggtcaataaacattgatttttttttttgacttgtgggcttaatcaattattttactatttaaaaaaaaactgaaatgatATATAAATCGTGAACaattatttaatgaataatagATAGGTGAAAAAGACAGAATTACTCCTCAAAACCAAGTCATAAAATTTTCTGAGTGTATGCACAATGAGTTATATTtcctgctgttttttttttattattattattattattctttattaattaatgacaGCCTGATCCTTACTGCTACTACGATTCAATTTCAAGCTGTGTTTTGCCCGCCCAAACACAACCTTAAttccaaaattcaaaacttgagttttcttttcttttatgtggcTTACATCTCAACAAACAAACGGACAACATCCTCAGGATCTCCAAACTTGTTAGAaaaaccaaaccctaaaccctttaattactttttaatcctaatttaaatcaatccaatccaaatcaaatcaaatctccATCAATGGCCAACTCCGATTCTTCCACGGCCACTCTCTCTGCTCCTCTTCCTCTAGCTCGTGTACACAACccactctctttctctcctctatttgtttttttctttatttaatagcAAACCCTAATAATTGATGTATCttctccctcttcttcttcttaccaTTATTGCAGAAGAAAGAGAACGTAACTCCGATCGGTTCAAAGATCGCTGTATGTGTTTGctcttctcttttaatttttgactttTTGCTGCTTACAGTGTTGTAAATGCggtgctttatttatttatttattttttatttttttaggaattaaaTGAATCCAGGACTGAGCTTCTTAATAGAATCCAAGGCTTAaagcaggtttttttttttttttgttggcctCCGATTTTATCatggtttgaatttgattataaaaaacaGACATTCTAATGTGTAATTAGGATTTGCAAAGCTGGAGATCGAAGCTAGACACTCAAGTTAAAATCTATCGCGAtgtaagtaaatttttttttttaaaaaaaattatgatctgTATAGAAGATTATTATTCTGATTTTGATACTTGACGTCTGTTCCTTTACAGGATTCCAATTGATATTGTTTTGTGAATACATTTCTATCGCTAATATCTGCGTTGCTGTTAAAcccaattgaaataaataaataaaacaaagtgtGTGAAAGTTAAATTGGAAAATGTTGATGTGTCTCGGCTGCTGCAATGTCAAGGCCTTTTGGCACTGTGTGTTGTACTAAAcatgcaatttgttttttctatttcatagaATGGAATAGATacacaatttcatcattttatcgTTTGCCTGTTGAgattatatgaaaaaagaaagagtaaagTAGTGTTTGGGATTTGAATTGCTTAGTTTAAGGTGAACTAAAAGACTAGAATCTTGGTGATGTTCAATCATGCTTGGAAGAGTTTGTGTCGATTGACTGGAAAATGTTGTTGCGGAAGCAGTTGTCTAGGCTGCATGCAGCAAGGAATGGCACACTGCTGTTTTTTAATGACAATGTGCAATTCACTCAATTTATCAGTGTCAACAGATCATTATCCGTGCCTTTTGGcattcaattgttttttgagtCTTGATGTTCTTTTCTTcactaaattttttagattaaacaAATGTCTACGGTTATGCAAATATTTCAACTCCAACCTCGTATCTGACCTCAATGTTTCATATATCCCTGAATTGcgatgaatttctttttttaatacatgcCCCGCAACATTCCCTGGAATGAACCAGAGAACATGTCATAATCTCACCATTTTTGCTTCAGCTACTTTCTATCTTCACGTGGTTTTACAAACTTAGTTCAGATAAATATTGTAATTCAAGTATTTACCGGTTACATGTAAGGTATGCAAGAAACTAATCCAGGTGAAAATGAATTCTGTATTTTCATGCAATAGTGGTTCGTTTATTAGATACCTCCATCTATCCCTTTATACTTTGTATTTTATCTAATAGTAGTTGGGATGAGATGTAGTTCAGTTGAACTTGTGCAAAAATTTCTTGCTTCATTCAGGAGTTGTCGGAATTGAAGAAGTCATTGAATGTCGAGGTTGTTCAACTTCGAACAGTAAGTCCTACTCAAGCAAATACCTTTGGCGTTTCCTTTTATTATTACCGTTTCTTAACATATCTATCCTGATCAAAACTAGGAATTCCAAGAACTGAAGAACACACTGCAGCAACAACAAGAAGATGTTACTGCTAGCCTTCGAAATTTGGGGGTAAAGTtttcttgagaattttcttCATGTGCCTTATGCATACGTTTCATTAGCTAATTTGCAAAATGATTTGTGAAGTAAATGTAAGCCCCGAGGTTGATGATTTATGAACTCTTGCAGCTTCAGGACAGTGCAGGTGATGATGCTCAAGAGGCACAAGAACCCAAGGTTGATGTAGAAGATCAGGAACTGCATTCTTCAGCTGAAGAGGATATCGagaagaaagatgaaaattaaGATGTTTTGTTATGGAGCAAGTATTTCTTGTACTTTAGCTCTTACATCTATCGATCAATTTCTTTTCCTGGCGCTTTCTCAGGCAGCTGTGAGTCAAACTCTTCAACTACGTACTTGGATTCTACTACAAGGCAGGAACTGTTTTCTGAAATTCATGTCATTCTTCATTTGCCGAATAATTTCATTCAAAGCACTCTTCATagatttgaatatttatcatcCTGGGGAGGCCCATTATAAAGTAAATTTTGgcatttctttatttcttcattccttttttttctctgttaatGTGCTGGAACTTTTAGGGTTCTTTTGATAGTGCGGTATGGATGAAACTGTTTTTTGTCCTTGCTATAGTTTCTTCATTCCTTTTATGGATTTCACTTaaaaatttttcttaaaatcttgattatgaaaaaaattataatttttagcttttttaaactcatttgtTAAATAGCAACCATAAAACTACCACAAGACACTTTAAAAGATGAGTGCCGGTTAACCTTTTACCTCGTTCACGTGTTGGCGCATGTTTGTCTTGTCTTCGCTCTTGGACTAGCATTGCAGTAGTGTAGTACCCATTGGAACGACCACAAATCAAGGACACATTACCTACATAAACCATTTGGTTAGTATAATTTCTGCGATATGGTTGGTGAAGGGACTGGTGAGGCAATTGGTTACGGCCTTCCACAGTTTTATCATGGTTATTGCGTCCTTGATTTGTGGAAAGTGAGGCAATCATAGAGGATACTTTGTCTGAGATTCTGAGTGCTGACTGCAATCATAACTTCATAGGTCTCTTCAATTCCTCTTTAATAATGGTTATAACACTACTGCTTGATTTGACTTTGGATAAGGAAATTAGA includes:
- the LOC7475952 gene encoding uncharacterized protein LOC7475952, which codes for MANSDSSTATLSAPLPLARKKENVTPIGSKIAELNESRTELLNRIQGLKQDLQSWRSKLDTQVKIYRDELSELKKSLNVEVVQLRTEFQELKNTLQQQQEDVTASLRNLGLQDSAGDDAQEAQEPKVDVEDQELHSSAEEDIEKKDEN